GTGGCCGACACGCTGGCCGACGGCGTCGAGCGCGCGCGCGAGGCCCTGGCCAGCGGCCGTGCCCGCGACACGCTGAACCGATTCGTGCAGGCCACGCAGGCCTTCGCACCCCGCGCCTGACGCGCCCCCCCGACCCTCCGAGCCCGATTGCGCACCATGTCCGACATCCTCGACAAGATCAACGCCGTCAAGCACGAAGAAGTGGCGGCCGCCCGCCAGCGCAAGCCACTGCAGGCCGTGCGGGAAGAGGCCGAAGCCCGTCACCGCGCTGGCCACGACCACCGCGATTTCGTCGGGGCCCTGCGCGCCAGGATCGCGGCGGGCCGCCCGGGCGTCATCGCCGAAGTGAAGAAGGCCAGCCCCAGCAAGGGCGTGCTGCGCGAGCACTTCGTGCCGGCCGACATCGCCCGCAGCTATGCCGCGCACGGCGCCGCCTGCCTCAGCGTGCTGACCGACGAACGCTTCTTCCAGGGCCATGCGGATTACCTGAAAGCCGCCCGCGCCGCCTGCACGCTGCCCGCCCTGCGCAAGGACTTCCTGGTCGACGAGTACCAGGTGTTCGAAGCCGCAGCCTGGGGCGCCGACGCCATCCTGCTGATTGCCGCCAGCCTGTCTGACGCGCAGATGGCGGACTTCGAGGCCGTGGCCCATGCGCTGGGCCTGGCCGTGCTGGTCGAGGTGCACGATGGCAAGGAGCTCGACCGGGCGCTGAAGCTCAAGACCCCGCTCGTCGGCATCAACAACCGCAACCTGCGCACCTTCGAGGTCACGCTCGACACCACACTGGGCCTGCTGCCGCGCGTGCCGGCCGACCGCCTGCTGGTGACCGAATCCGGCATCCTGGGCGCCGACGATGTGCGCCGCATGCGCGAGGCCAATGTGCATGCCTTTCTGGTGGGCGAGGCCTTCATGCGCCAGCCTGACCCCGGCGTGGCGCTGGCCACGCTGTTTGCCTGAGGCGCAGCGGGTGAGCCAGCCTGATCTGTTCGGTGCCGCCGAGGGGCAACCGTCGGCGGCCGATCCGGCTGAAAACCGACCTGTCGCGCTGGCGGCCCCGCTGGCCGACCTGTTCGACGCCGTGCCGCCTGACTGGCGGCCGCTCACCGACGCCTTTCGTGCCTCACCGGCCGGACAGGCGCTGATCGCGCGCGTCGATGCGGCCCGTGAAGCGGGCGCAGTGATCTATCCCGCCGATGTGTTTGCGGCCCTGCACCACACTCGCCGTGCCGGCGTGCGCGTCGTGATCCTGGGTCAGGACCCGTACCATGGCCCCGGTCAGGCGCATGGCCTCGCGTTTTCCGTGCAGCCGGGGGTGGCCATCCCGCCCAGCCTGCGTAACATCCGCAAAGAGGTCCAGCGCGACCTCGGCTTGCCTGCGCCGGCGCATGGCAGCCTCACGGCCTGGGCCGACCGCGGCGTGCTGCTGCTCAACACCGTGCTCACGGTGGAGCAGGGCCAGGCGGCCAGCCATGCCGGTTGGGGCTGGGAGGCGCTGACCGACGCGCTCATCGCCGCCGTGGCGGCCGACCCCGGCCCGCGCGTGTTCATGCTGTGGGGCGCGCACGCGCAGCGCAAGCTGGCGCTGATCGAAGCGGCCGGCGAAGCCCGGTCTGGCGAGATCCGGGTGCTGCAGAGCAACCACCCGTCCCCGTTGTCGGCCACGCGGGGCCCCGTGCCCTTCGTGGGCAACGGGCACTTCGGGGCCGCACGCGACTTCTGGGCCGCGCACGGGCACCACCTAGACTGGGCTTTCAGCTGAACCCGGGCTGACCTTCAGCGGAAGTACCACTGCGTGTTGACGCCGACGTGGTCTGCGTCGATCCGCGCACCTTGCACTTTGAAGTGCTCCTTCACGTAGCGCAGGCTCAAGCCCCAGCTCGGCGTCACCCGCCATTCGCCTTCCAGCACGACGCCAGGGGCGCTCTGAAGGTGGTAGGTGGCGTCGAAGCCGGTCACCTCCGTGCCGTCCGGTAGCGCGACGTTGGCGTTCTTGTAGCGCAGCACGGGCCGGGTCGCGCGGCGCACCCCCACCCCCAGCGAGGCCCGGTCACTGAAGTGATAGAAGCCCAGCACCTCGACCGGATAGCGGCGGAAGAAGACGCGGTCGTTGTCGATGCCGTTGGACTGGTCGTTGTGGATGCCATAGCTGGCGCGCACCGATACCGGCATGTCGGCCAGGCGGAACGACAGCCCCACCCGGCCCTCGATGCCGGCCCCGGCGCTGATGTCCTCGTCGAACTCGGCGCTGCCGCCGCGCGGCCTGACGGTCACCGGAACCAGGGTTTCGCCCCCGCTCGTGTAACCGATTCCGACAAAAGGCCGCAGTGCAGCGGGCGAAGCCGCGCTCTGCTGCGCGTGGACCGTGGAAAAAACGCTGCACAGCAGCGCCGCGACGATGGTAAAGCGCATGGCGTTCCCTGAGATGTGATGAAAGCGCAGACCCGATCATGCCCGCGGTGAGAGGGGAAGGGACACCGGAGGGCGCCCGGGTTTTGTCGGATATGACACAAAGGCGGGATTGCCTCCACCGGATCAAGGGGGCGTCCGGAAAGCAGAACCGCCTTCAGAATCAACCTGTTACAGGTGCGCATGCCTTATCAGGTCGCAGCTGTTTTCAGATTGGGGTGGTGCGCACGCGGTGCGCCTGCCCTCGACAGAAAGCCTTCCCTCATGCCCACCCCTCAGACGGCCCCGCGTCCCCAGCCCCCCTCGCTGGGCGTCGTGATCGTCAACTACCGCACCTACGATCTGACGATGCAGTGCGTGGCGTCGCTCCTGGCCCATGCCATCGCGGCGGCGGGCGACATCGTGGTGGTCGACAACGATTCGCCCGACGGCTCCGGCGAGCGTCTGCGGCGTGACCTGCCGGTCGGCGTGGTGGCTGTGCTGTCGCGCTGCAACGGCGGGTTCGGGGCCGGCGTGAACATCGGAGTGGCTGCACTGCGCACGGATCTGGTACTGGTGCTCAACCCCGACACCTACTTCCGGCGCAACCAGGTCGAGGCGGTACAGGGGCTGTTTGCCCGGCACGAGCGGCTCGGCGTGGCCGGGCTCAAACTCATCAACCCGGACGGCTCGCTGCAGTATTCGGCGCGGCGTTTCTACTCGCTGCCCGACATCTTGGCCCGGCGCACGGCACTGGGCCGGGTGGCGCCCCTGCGCCGCCTGGTGAACTCGCACCTGTTGAAGCGCAACTGGCGCGAGGGCCCGTTCGAGGCCGACTGGGTGATGGGCACGGGCTTCGTCGTGCGCCGCACCGCCTTCGAGGACGTCGGGCGCATGGACGAGGGCTACTTCCTGTACTTCGAGGAGGTCGACCTGTGCGCGCGCATGTGGGTCAAGGGCTGGCGCGTGATGGCCCTGCCCGAAGTCGAACTGGTGCACGAGCACCAGCGCCACAGCGCCGCCGGCATCTGGTCGAACTCCGGGCAGACCCACCTGCGCAGCATGGTCCGCTTCTTTCACAAATTCGGCGTGCCCTGGCTGTGGCGTCCCCGGCGTGAGCAGATGCAGCGCGCCTACCTGCGCTGGCGCCGCCAGTTCGACGAGGTGCACCGCGCCCACCGTGATGCGGCCACATGAATGGGTGTGACGGCGTCGCCAGCACGGCGGCCCCTCGTATGATCGGACGAGGCCGTCCCGTCCCCCGTGCGCCGGTCTTGCCCACCCCTAGCCCCAGACCTCGCAGTACCCGAACCGGGTGCTGGTGTGCCCCATGAAGCTTCCTCTGATCGCGCTCTGCCTGGCGGCCCTGTCGGCCTGCACGCCCATGGGCAACCTGACCCCGTCGGCCGAAATGGCCCGGCTGCGCGTGCTGACCCCGGCGGATGTGGCCCGCATGGCGGCGGAGCCGACCCGTGTCCACCCGGGCGACACCCTGCGCATCATCCGCGACGCCCAGGACGGGGCCATGGACCTGCGCAACCTTGTGGAAGACAGCCAGACGCAGCTCTACGTGGTGCGCCCGGACGGCAGCTTCTCCTACCGCCATGCCGGTCGCATCCAGGCCGGAGGCAAGACACCGGACGAACTGGCGCAGACCTTGCGTGAGCGCCTGGCGTCGGTCTACCGCGAGCCGGGGGTCACCATCAACATCGTCAGTTCGCCGAGCAGCAAGGTCGTCATCGGGGGGGCGGTGCGCACGCCGGCCGCCTTCGACATGTCGGCCGTGGCCACAGTCGAACAGGGACTGTTCGCCACCGGTGGGCTCCTGCCGACGGCCGACCCGCGACGCGTGGCGCTGCTGCGCCTGGACGGCGCC
This is a stretch of genomic DNA from Aquabacterium olei. It encodes these proteins:
- the trpC gene encoding indole-3-glycerol phosphate synthase TrpC, translated to MSDILDKINAVKHEEVAAARQRKPLQAVREEAEARHRAGHDHRDFVGALRARIAAGRPGVIAEVKKASPSKGVLREHFVPADIARSYAAHGAACLSVLTDERFFQGHADYLKAARAACTLPALRKDFLVDEYQVFEAAAWGADAILLIAASLSDAQMADFEAVAHALGLAVLVEVHDGKELDRALKLKTPLVGINNRNLRTFEVTLDTTLGLLPRVPADRLLVTESGILGADDVRRMREANVHAFLVGEAFMRQPDPGVALATLFA
- a CDS encoding uracil-DNA glycosylase, encoding MSQPDLFGAAEGQPSAADPAENRPVALAAPLADLFDAVPPDWRPLTDAFRASPAGQALIARVDAAREAGAVIYPADVFAALHHTRRAGVRVVILGQDPYHGPGQAHGLAFSVQPGVAIPPSLRNIRKEVQRDLGLPAPAHGSLTAWADRGVLLLNTVLTVEQGQAASHAGWGWEALTDALIAAVAADPGPRVFMLWGAHAQRKLALIEAAGEARSGEIRVLQSNHPSPLSATRGPVPFVGNGHFGAARDFWAAHGHHLDWAFS
- a CDS encoding polysaccharide biosynthesis/export family protein is translated as MKLPLIALCLAALSACTPMGNLTPSAEMARLRVLTPADVARMAAEPTRVHPGDTLRIIRDAQDGAMDLRNLVEDSQTQLYVVRPDGSFSYRHAGRIQAGGKTPDELAQTLRERLASVYREPGVTINIVSSPSSKVVIGGAVRTPAAFDMSAVATVEQGLFATGGLLPTADPRRVALLRLDGAQRYQLYFIDFSGLLDGVTGLPTLAFRRGDILFVPKAWAGNMGDGVDVYINQLLPFTRSLGVSYSWGETKIK
- a CDS encoding glycosyltransferase family 2 protein; its protein translation is MPTPQTAPRPQPPSLGVVIVNYRTYDLTMQCVASLLAHAIAAAGDIVVVDNDSPDGSGERLRRDLPVGVVAVLSRCNGGFGAGVNIGVAALRTDLVLVLNPDTYFRRNQVEAVQGLFARHERLGVAGLKLINPDGSLQYSARRFYSLPDILARRTALGRVAPLRRLVNSHLLKRNWREGPFEADWVMGTGFVVRRTAFEDVGRMDEGYFLYFEEVDLCARMWVKGWRVMALPEVELVHEHQRHSAAGIWSNSGQTHLRSMVRFFHKFGVPWLWRPRREQMQRAYLRWRRQFDEVHRAHRDAAT